Proteins from a genomic interval of Arvicola amphibius chromosome 10, mArvAmp1.2, whole genome shotgun sequence:
- the B4galt4 gene encoding LOW QUALITY PROTEIN: beta-1,4-galactosyltransferase 4 (The sequence of the model RefSeq protein was modified relative to this genomic sequence to represent the inferred CDS: inserted 1 base in 1 codon; deleted 6 bases in 4 codons), which yields MGCNPPCLLPYRLRLLLFFTLCLTVVGWATSSYFVGPIQVIPKAKDFMAGFHKVIPLGKEEKLWPMMSWKKQNLTTVPSVSPNLRGQSKLIFXPDLTLEEVQAENPSSVRAGVIPRDCKALQRVAILIPHRNRRTHLIICWNTLHPFLQRQQLDYGIYIIHQTVSKKLICAKLLNVGYLEALKEENWDCFIFHDVDLVPENDFNLYTCGDQPKHLVVGREQPLAQCYHGKTGRVYDMTRDAVGIIASRQVKGKILAERINVWIEHIQAFPEPRWLPEAGKGGKLIEENGSKREGHLGSAAAPACSTRSLTGGAYSDEVGHLKCVLGGRFYPAPLPHLCVLTVMKLRYSKYFGGVTALSREQFSKVNGFSNNYWGWGGEDDDLRLRVELHKMKISRPDPDVGKYTMIFHTRDKGNEVNGDRMKLLNQMSRVWKTDGLSSCSYRLLSVEHNPLYINVTVDFWTGA from the exons ATGGGCTGCAACCCGCCGTGCCTCCTCCCCTACAGACTACGCCTGTTGTTGTTCTTTACCCTGTGCCTGACTGTGGTTGGATGGGCCACCAGCAGCTACTTCGTGGGTCCCATTCAAGTGATCCCCAAGGCAAAGGACTTCATGGCTGGTTTCCACAAGGTCATTCctttggggaaggaagaaaaactctGGCCCATGATGTCATGGAAAAAGCAGAACTTGACAACTGTCCCTTCTGTGTCTCCAAACCTTA GAGGCCAGAGCAAGCTCATTT AACCAGACCTCACTTTGGAGGAAGTACAGGCAGAGAACCCCAGCAGTGTCCGG GCCGGTGTCATCCCGAGGGATTGTAAGGCCCTGCAGCGGGTGGCCATCCTCATTCCCCACCGGAAC AGGAGAACACACCTGATAATCTGCTGGAACACCCTGCACCCCTTCCTGCAAAGGCAGCAGCTGGACTATGGCATCTACATCATCCACCAG ACAGTAAGTAAGAAGTTAATCTGCGCCAAGCTCCTGAATGTG GGCTATCTGGAGGCCCTCAAGGAGGAAAACTGGGACTGCTTCATATTCCACGACGTGGATTTGGTGCCGGAGAATGACTTCAACCTTTACACGTGTGGCGATCAG CCCAAGCACCTGGTGGTTGGCAGGGAACAGCCACTGGCTCAG TGTTATCATGGCAAAACTGGAAGAGTCTACGACATGACCCGGGATGCTGTGGGCATCATTGCAAGTAGGCAAGTTAAGGGCAAGATTCTTGCCGAGAGAATTAACGTGTGGATTGAGCACATCCAAGCTTTCCCAGAGCCAAGATGGCTTCctgaagcagggaagggaggaaaattgatagaagaaaatggaagcaaaagaGAAGGGCACCTGGGTTCAGCTGCAGCACCAGCCTGCTCCACCCGGAGCCTCAC AGGTGGTGCCTACTCGGATGAAGTAGGTCACTTGAAGTGTGTTCTTGGGGGCAGATTTTATCCTGCTCCCCTTCCTCATCTTTGTGTCTTGACTGTCATGAA GTTACGCTACAGTAAATACTTTGGGGGTGTTACTGCCCTCAGCAGAGAACAATTTTCCAAGGTGAATGGATTCTCTAACAACTACTGGGGATGGGGAGGCGAAGACGATGACCTCAGACTCAG GGTTGAGctccacaaaatgaaaatatcccGGCCTGATCCTGATGTGGGCAAATACACTATGATCTTCCACACCAGAGACAAGGGCAACGAGGTGAATGGGGACCG GATGAAGCTGTTAAACCAGATGTCACGAGTTTGGAAAACAGATGGCTTATCAAGTTGTTCTTACAGATTACTCTCTGTGGAACACAATCCTTTATATATCAACGTCACAGTGGATTTCTGGACTGGTG